The Toxorhynchites rutilus septentrionalis strain SRP chromosome 3, ASM2978413v1, whole genome shotgun sequence genome includes a region encoding these proteins:
- the LOC129774715 gene encoding putative leucine-rich repeat-containing protein DDB_G0290503 isoform X1: MSISLPNRLHRKILDHISLKNRQLRSFSRYLLDADFIYFAEIVEEAELHLETLIEHTEVNSSNKLLLQLLGRKLRSISRAKDCCIRKLQHFVELQENFQDSQFQTVFFKRLSRAVTALQGSYVSFVREIEDLIQQIPEIYEIAQLQSLLEQTNFLYLIVVKNHENIRNVVQPDTLKSYCAYKTTSLELHARIIFKNLLIQHLSFIESMEPINTSHESLRDKLTEEITRSRNEIVIQEEELAELRQELFPSEISLKEQRDAVIDQLEMKELSLEHRFRSIDQLQTNIHGLEAQVAQLIQERERVHDELMAKRDALRAGIREIVRLEKLIEQIEREISNRLFEFQEKLEELEQKRLAILADETLTEEERERLLAELEQEIGLIRQKHDADLQLLKDKCEELKALSISITEDLDTFRDELMRKHQDEIRELEEMMKNATPSELEIIKAKITALKEEFDENLAMLDRAKARPKFYEDEFGRYYIDETGRKVYQRESGASEYILTEDGQWKKIKDALEILTDEKGDFYIDNFGRKIYVRKYFEDEFGKYYLDSNGKRIYLEPELEAEELDEEEIGEESKSSEETISESVTEASDEISMSASELRLAEKIKEKRASDVKYVQDTVGLPLRSGLALTYLAQPDDPIEFLADYLEKYDREQKAEAARVELLADLKRKREESKIVAAEFVVRLSNCHSTAWACGFDWEHGYPRSDTTPRGCDNDHQKMENVFIALTVQMN; encoded by the exons ATGAGCATAAGCTTGCCGAACAGACTGCATCGTAAAATATTGGATCATATATCGCTGAAGAACCGTCAACTCAGAAGCTTCTCGAGGTATCTGCTGGACGCGGATTTCATTTATTTCGCCGAAATAGTTGAAGAAGCAGAACTCCACCTGGAAACGCTCATCGAACACACTGAAGTGAATTCATCCAACAAGCTTCTTTTGCAACTTTTGGGAAGGAAACTGCGAAGTATATCTCGTGCCAAGGACTGTTGCATACGCAAGCTTCAACACTTCGTAGAACTCCAGGAAAACTTCCAAGATTCACAATTCCAGACAGTATTCTTCAAACGTCTATCGAG AGCGGTGACAGCACTCCAAGGTTCGTACGTTTCGTTCGTCCGGGAAATCGAGGATTTGATCCAGCAAATTCCGGAGATATACGAAATCGCTCAGTTACAATCCCTTCTGGAGCAAACCAATTTCCTCTACCTGATTGTCGTCAAAAACCACGAAAACATCCGAAACGTAGTGCAGCCTGACACACTGAAATCATATTGCGCCTACAAAACCACTTCACTGGAACTTCACGCTCGaatcattttcaaaaatttgttgatCCAACATTTGAGTTTCATAGAGAGTATGGAGCCCATAAATACTTCCCATGAATCTCTCCGGGACAAGCTAACGGAGGAGATCACAAGATCTCGCAATGAAATTGTGATCCAGGAGGAAGAGCTGGCCGAGCTGCGCCAGGAACTCTTCCCGTCGGAGATAAGCTTGAAGGAACAGCGAGATGCCGTGATCGATCAGCTGGAAATGAAGGAACTGAGTCTGGAGCATCGCTTTCGGTCGATCGATCAGCTGCAAACGAACATCCATGGGCTGGAGGCACAGGTGGCCCAGCTGATTCAAGAGCGAGAGCGGGTTCATGACGAACTGATGGCAAAGAGGGACGCCTTACGTGCAGGAATACGGGAGATTGTGCGGCTGGAGAAGTTGATCGAACAGATCGAGCGGGAGATTTCGAACCGACTGTTTGAGTTCCAGGAAAAGCTAGAGGAACTGGAGCAGAAACGTTTGGCGATTTTGGCGGATGAGACACTGACGGAGGAGGAACGAGAGCGACTGCTTGCCGAACTCGAGCAGGAGATCGGTCTTATTCGGCAGAAGCATGACGCCGATCTGCAATTGTTGAAGGACAAATGCGAAGAATTGAAGGCACTGTCCATCAGCATAACGGAGGATTTGGATACGTTCAGAGATGAACTCATGAGGAAGCATCAGGATGAGATCAGAGAGCTGGaagaaatgatgaaaaatgctaCTCCATCGGAATTGGAGATTATCAAAGCAAAAATTACGGCACTGAAGGAAGAGTTTGATGAAAATCTAGCTATGCTGGATAGAGCCAAAGCAAGACCAAAGTTTTACGAAGATGAATTTGGAAGATATTACATCGATGAAACCGGACGGAAGGTTTATCAGAGGGAATCGGGGGCTTCGGAATATATTCTGACTGAGGATGGGCAGTGGAAAAAGATCAAAGATGCTCTGGAAATTCTAACCGATGAAAAGGGTGATTTttacatcgacaattttgggAGGAAGATATATGTCAGGAAATATTTTGAAGACGAGTTCGGAAAATATTACCTCGACAGTAACGGAAAACGAATTTATTTGGAGCCTGAGCTGGAAGCTGAGGAACTTGATGAAGAGGAAATCGGCGAAGAATCGAAGTCTTCAGAGGAAACCATTTCGGAGAGTGTGACCGAAGCGTCCGATGAAATATCAATGAGTGCTTCCGAACTAAGGCTAGCCGAAAAAATCAAGGAAAAGCGTGCTTCTGATGTTAAATATGTACAAGACACAGTCGGATTGCCACTGAGGAGTGGATTGGCGCTCACCTATCTGGCTCAACCGGATGATCCGATTGAATTTCTCGCTGATTATCTGGAGAAGTACGACAGGGAGCAAAAAGCTGAGGCGGCACGAGTCGAACTTCTTGCAGATTTAAAACGAAAGAGGGAGGAATCAAAGATTGTTGCTGCTGAG
- the LOC129774715 gene encoding putative leucine-rich repeat-containing protein DDB_G0290503 isoform X2: MSISLPNRLHRKILDHISLKNRQLRSFSRYLLDADFIYFAEIVEEAELHLETLIEHTEVNSSNKLLLQLLGRKLRSISRAKDCCIRKLQHFVELQENFQDSQFQTVFFKRLSRAVTALQGSYVSFVREIEDLIQQIPEIYEIAQLQSLLEQTNFLYLIVVKNHENIRNVVQPDTLKSYCAYKTTSLELHARIIFKNLLIQHLSFIESMEPINTSHESLRDKLTEEITRSRNEIVIQEEELAELRQELFPSEISLKEQRDAVIDQLEMKELSLEHRFRSIDQLQTNIHGLEAQVAQLIQERERVHDELMAKRDALRAGIREIVRLEKLIEQIEREISNRLFEFQEKLEELEQKRLAILADETLTEEERERLLAELEQEIGLIRQKHDADLQLLKDKCEELKALSISITEDLDTFRDELMRKHQDEIRELEEMMKNATPSELEIIKAKITALKEEFDENLAMLDRAKARPKFYEDEFGRYYIDETGRKVYQRESGASEYILTEDGQWKKIKDALEILTDEKGDFYIDNFGRKIYVRKYFEDEFGKYYLDSNGKRIYLEPELEAEELDEEEIGEESKSSEETISESVTEASDEISMSASELRLAEKIKEKRASDVKYVQDTVGLPLRSGLALTYLAQPDDPIEFLADYLEKYDREQKAEAARVELLADLKRKREESKIVAAEDSVDDIC; this comes from the exons ATGAGCATAAGCTTGCCGAACAGACTGCATCGTAAAATATTGGATCATATATCGCTGAAGAACCGTCAACTCAGAAGCTTCTCGAGGTATCTGCTGGACGCGGATTTCATTTATTTCGCCGAAATAGTTGAAGAAGCAGAACTCCACCTGGAAACGCTCATCGAACACACTGAAGTGAATTCATCCAACAAGCTTCTTTTGCAACTTTTGGGAAGGAAACTGCGAAGTATATCTCGTGCCAAGGACTGTTGCATACGCAAGCTTCAACACTTCGTAGAACTCCAGGAAAACTTCCAAGATTCACAATTCCAGACAGTATTCTTCAAACGTCTATCGAG AGCGGTGACAGCACTCCAAGGTTCGTACGTTTCGTTCGTCCGGGAAATCGAGGATTTGATCCAGCAAATTCCGGAGATATACGAAATCGCTCAGTTACAATCCCTTCTGGAGCAAACCAATTTCCTCTACCTGATTGTCGTCAAAAACCACGAAAACATCCGAAACGTAGTGCAGCCTGACACACTGAAATCATATTGCGCCTACAAAACCACTTCACTGGAACTTCACGCTCGaatcattttcaaaaatttgttgatCCAACATTTGAGTTTCATAGAGAGTATGGAGCCCATAAATACTTCCCATGAATCTCTCCGGGACAAGCTAACGGAGGAGATCACAAGATCTCGCAATGAAATTGTGATCCAGGAGGAAGAGCTGGCCGAGCTGCGCCAGGAACTCTTCCCGTCGGAGATAAGCTTGAAGGAACAGCGAGATGCCGTGATCGATCAGCTGGAAATGAAGGAACTGAGTCTGGAGCATCGCTTTCGGTCGATCGATCAGCTGCAAACGAACATCCATGGGCTGGAGGCACAGGTGGCCCAGCTGATTCAAGAGCGAGAGCGGGTTCATGACGAACTGATGGCAAAGAGGGACGCCTTACGTGCAGGAATACGGGAGATTGTGCGGCTGGAGAAGTTGATCGAACAGATCGAGCGGGAGATTTCGAACCGACTGTTTGAGTTCCAGGAAAAGCTAGAGGAACTGGAGCAGAAACGTTTGGCGATTTTGGCGGATGAGACACTGACGGAGGAGGAACGAGAGCGACTGCTTGCCGAACTCGAGCAGGAGATCGGTCTTATTCGGCAGAAGCATGACGCCGATCTGCAATTGTTGAAGGACAAATGCGAAGAATTGAAGGCACTGTCCATCAGCATAACGGAGGATTTGGATACGTTCAGAGATGAACTCATGAGGAAGCATCAGGATGAGATCAGAGAGCTGGaagaaatgatgaaaaatgctaCTCCATCGGAATTGGAGATTATCAAAGCAAAAATTACGGCACTGAAGGAAGAGTTTGATGAAAATCTAGCTATGCTGGATAGAGCCAAAGCAAGACCAAAGTTTTACGAAGATGAATTTGGAAGATATTACATCGATGAAACCGGACGGAAGGTTTATCAGAGGGAATCGGGGGCTTCGGAATATATTCTGACTGAGGATGGGCAGTGGAAAAAGATCAAAGATGCTCTGGAAATTCTAACCGATGAAAAGGGTGATTTttacatcgacaattttgggAGGAAGATATATGTCAGGAAATATTTTGAAGACGAGTTCGGAAAATATTACCTCGACAGTAACGGAAAACGAATTTATTTGGAGCCTGAGCTGGAAGCTGAGGAACTTGATGAAGAGGAAATCGGCGAAGAATCGAAGTCTTCAGAGGAAACCATTTCGGAGAGTGTGACCGAAGCGTCCGATGAAATATCAATGAGTGCTTCCGAACTAAGGCTAGCCGAAAAAATCAAGGAAAAGCGTGCTTCTGATGTTAAATATGTACAAGACACAGTCGGATTGCCACTGAGGAGTGGATTGGCGCTCACCTATCTGGCTCAACCGGATGATCCGATTGAATTTCTCGCTGATTATCTGGAGAAGTACGACAGGGAGCAAAAAGCTGAGGCGGCACGAGTCGAACTTCTTGCAGATTTAAAACGAAAGAGGGAGGAATCAAAGATTGTTGCTGCTGAG GATTCTGTAGATGATATATGTTAA